The window TCTTTTAATGAGATTCTAAGTCTTGTCGCACATGAATCAATGTCTGTCACATTATCAAATCCACCTAACGCTTCAATGATTTTCTCAGCGCGATCCGTTACAACATTGGTCTCACTATAATCCACTTCTTCTGCGCCGCGTCCTGGTGTCATAATGTTAAATTTAAGGATTAGGGTTTTAAAGGTAAAGTAATATAAGACAAATAACCCAGCACCAATAATAGGAACTAAGACCCAATTGGTACGATCATTCCCTTGTAAAATACCAAATAAGAAGAAGTCAATCGCTCCTCCACTAAAGGTCTGACCAATCGTGATTTCAAATGCATGGGCCAGCATAAAGCTAATCCCATCAAAGACAGCGTGAATTAAATATAAAAATGGCGCAACAAATAAGAATAAGAATTCTAATGGCTCAGTAATTCCTGTTAAGAAAGAGGTTAAGG is drawn from Methanocalculus natronophilus and contains these coding sequences:
- a CDS encoding glucose PTS transporter subunit EIIB produces the protein LTSFLTGITEPLEFLFLFVAPFLYLIHAVFDGISFMLAHAFEITIGQTFSGGAIDFFLFGILQGNDRTNWVLVPIIGAGLFVLYYFTFKTLILKFNIMTPGRGAEEVDYSETNVVTDRAEKIIEALGGFDNVTDIDSCATRLRISLKDTSKIDEDALKKTGSRGVVKKGSGVQIIYGPHVTIIKNELEELVS